One stretch of Chitinophaga pendula DNA includes these proteins:
- a CDS encoding cyclase family protein: MATIIDLSKTIEYNRQDPWFMRIRVKHFPHRKSRLLIRYFLGLPARLFPQHFEGWADDKIVSMGVHAATHIDAPWHYSATVNGQPAKTIDQVPLEWCYGPGVVIDMTHKAELEEITVADLQQDLSRSGAVIVPGTIVLIYTGRDKYIGTREYPMKGTGMSSAATHWLIDQGVKVIGIDQWGFDLPLKDMVARAKATNDPDLFWQAHLVGQEKEYCHMEQLVNLGALPAHGFKVAVFPLKIKNASAAPARVVAIIE, encoded by the coding sequence ATGGCCACCATTATTGACCTGTCTAAGACCATTGAATATAACCGGCAGGATCCCTGGTTTATGCGTATCCGGGTGAAACATTTCCCTCACCGGAAGAGCCGTTTGTTGATCCGTTATTTCCTGGGATTACCCGCCCGTTTGTTTCCCCAACATTTTGAAGGCTGGGCGGATGATAAGATCGTCAGTATGGGGGTACATGCGGCCACGCATATAGATGCTCCCTGGCATTACAGTGCTACGGTGAACGGGCAGCCGGCCAAAACCATCGACCAGGTACCGTTGGAGTGGTGTTATGGTCCGGGGGTAGTGATTGATATGACCCATAAAGCGGAGCTGGAGGAGATCACGGTAGCAGACCTGCAACAGGATCTGTCCCGTTCCGGTGCGGTGATTGTTCCTGGCACGATCGTACTTATCTATACGGGACGTGACAAATATATAGGTACGCGGGAGTATCCGATGAAAGGTACGGGTATGAGTAGTGCAGCTACCCATTGGTTGATAGACCAGGGGGTAAAGGTGATCGGTATTGATCAATGGGGTTTTGACCTCCCATTAAAAGATATGGTGGCCAGGGCGAAGGCGACCAACGACCCGGACCTGTTCTGGCAGGCGCACCTGGTAGGCCAGGAGAAGGAATATTGCCATATGGAGCAACTGGTGAACCTGGGGGCATTACCTGCTCATGGTTTCAAGGTGGCGGTGTTCCCGTTGAAGATCAAAAATGCATCGGCAGCCCCCGCCCGGGTGGTTGCCATTATCGAATAA